Sequence from the Sphingomicrobium clamense genome:
AAGGCGCGGCCATAGGCGCTCGCGGCGTCGACCACTGCCTTGTAGCCGGCAAGATTGGATTGCGACGACAGGATGTCCATCGACTGGGCACGCGTGATGCGCGGCATCCACTCCATCGCCAGCGCCTCCAGCCCGGCATCGGCGTAAGCCTTGACCGCGTCACCGCGATTGACCGGATCGAGCGCGCCGATCAGCAGCGCGCCTTTTTCCATGCCCGAAACCTCGTCGGCATCGGGACCTTGCACGACCAAGATCGCACCGGCGCCCTTGAGCACCGACGTACGGTCGCCGATCGTGGCGCCCGCTTCGCGATAGTCGCTGTCTGAAATCCCGGCCCGTTCGCCTGCCCCCGCCTCGACCGCGACGTCGGCGCCCAGTCCGGTGAACTTCTTCACCGTTTCCGGGATCGCCGCGACGCGAGGTTCGTCGGCGGGTGAAGCGAGAACCGCGATTTTCATCAATCGCTGATCAGCAGCAGCACAATGAGCACGATCGGCGCGATGACGATGATCGACCATTTGAGCATCGTGAGAAAACCGGAATAGTTCTTCTCGTGTGCCGGATAGTCCATTTCGGTCGCGGTCGGGTGCGCCTTGTTGTCGCCCATGATGTCCCCTTCGAGGCAAAAATTGTTCGGCGCTGTCTTAACAAGCCCCGCGCCGCGCCAAAAGGGGCAAAAATCGATGCCGCGACGGTGGCCTGGTTCTTAACCTCAATTTCACCCATTTGACCTATATCGGGACACATGACAGAGGCCCGCCCCTTCGCGGACACGTCCGCCAAATCGCTCCTGCTCGTCGACAGCAATGCCGACGAGCGCCGTGTCGTTTCATCCGTCGCGAGCCGCGCCGACTGGTCGGTGGTGGGCGCATCGGATCTTGAGACCGCCCTATCGCTGCTCCAGGGACCGCACGGACGCGAAGTCCGCTGCGCGATCCTTTCGAGCTGGCGCGGGGAGGAAAGCAGCCAGATTGTCGAGGCGCTCTGCAAGGAGCGCGAGGGCCTTCCCATCATCGTGCTGGCCGACGAGGGATCGATCCAGCTCGCCGTCGACGCGATGCGCGCTGGCGCCTCGGACTTTCT
This genomic interval carries:
- a CDS encoding aa3-type cytochrome c oxidase subunit IV; its protein translation is MGDNKAHPTATEMDYPAHEKNYSGFLTMLKWSIIVIAPIVLIVLLLISD